Proteins encoded together in one Flavobacteriales bacterium window:
- a CDS encoding DUF2029 domain-containing protein, producing MMLPLGIRDCWQHGGLRGRIWLGASALAILGLLVTVLIAAGERNDMDIFLQASADLRAGRNAYLLRYNEWYRYFYSPFFALAIAPLEWLGAEGAKWLWGLSIIALTLRSLRIVQGWIGLNDAPSVDRARFHALLLLLLFQPVRDNINSMQLTPLLVWLSLEGLRLIRAERPLLGGALIAIGLDVKLLPAVLLPTCSGGAIGWARWPPSCSSWRCNSLRPCCSAGMS from the coding sequence ATGATGCTACCGCTTGGGATCCGGGATTGCTGGCAGCACGGGGGTCTCCGCGGCCGGATCTGGCTTGGGGCATCGGCGCTTGCCATCCTCGGGCTGCTGGTCACCGTGCTGATCGCCGCTGGTGAGCGCAACGACATGGACATCTTCCTCCAAGCCAGCGCCGACCTGCGCGCGGGCCGCAACGCCTACCTGCTGCGCTACAACGAGTGGTACCGCTACTTCTACAGCCCCTTCTTCGCGCTGGCGATCGCCCCACTCGAGTGGCTCGGCGCGGAGGGTGCGAAATGGCTCTGGGGATTGAGCATCATCGCGCTCACGCTCCGGAGCCTGCGCATCGTGCAAGGATGGATCGGGCTGAACGATGCCCCATCGGTGGATCGCGCGCGCTTCCATGCGCTCTTGCTCCTGCTGCTCTTCCAGCCGGTGCGCGACAACATCAACTCCATGCAGCTCACGCCGCTGCTGGTCTGGCTCTCGCTCGAAGGACTGCGCCTCATCCGCGCGGAACGTCCGTTGCTCGGCGGCGCGCTCATCGCCATCGGGCTCGATGTGAAGCTGCTCCCGGCCGTGCTCCTCCCTACCTGCTCTGGCGGCGCCATTGGTTGGGCGCGCTGGCCTCCGTCATGCTCTTCGTGGCGCTGCAATTCGCTCCGGCCCTGCTGCTCGGCTGGGATGAGCTGA
- a CDS encoding translation initiation factor translates to MKKRPPSGLGGLVYSTNKSLSTAREPATLPPQQQDLRIHLDRLKGNKEVTRIVGFVGKPVDLDDLGRALKSKCGVGGNTKDGVILLQGDHRDKVLAYLMEKGYKAKKAGG, encoded by the coding sequence ATGAAGAAGCGCCCACCCAGCGGCCTCGGTGGCCTGGTGTACAGCACCAACAAGAGCCTGAGCACCGCGCGTGAACCGGCCACCCTGCCCCCACAACAGCAGGACCTCCGCATCCACCTGGACCGGCTTAAAGGCAACAAGGAGGTGACGCGCATCGTGGGCTTCGTGGGCAAGCCCGTCGACCTGGACGACCTAGGCCGCGCGCTGAAGAGCAAATGCGGCGTGGGTGGCAACACCAAGGACGGCGTGATCCTGCTGCAGGGCGACCACCGCGACAAGGTGCTGGCCTACCTCATGGAGAAAGGCTACAAGGCGAAGAAGGCGGGGGGATGA